The Blattabacterium cuenoti genome segment TTCCAAAAGCTAAAGATCCTGAATAAGCTTTTTTTTTTGCTCCTGGAACATTATCTAATATCCATTTAATTTTAGTAGCAGAAAAATAAGGGTCTATTATAAGACCAGTTTTATTTCTAATCATTTTAGTTAATCCTTCTTTCTTAAGATAATCACAATATTGATACGTTCTTCTATCTTGCCATACTATAGCATTAAAAATGGGAATTCCTGTTTTTTTATCCCATATTACAGTAGTTTCTCTTTGATTTGTTATTCCTATAGATATAATGTTATCTCCACTTAAATTTGCTTTTAACATTGCTTCTAGTGCAACTGATGCTTGTGTAGACCAAATTTCTTCTGCATTATGTTCAACCCATCCAGGAGAAGGATATATTTGAGTGAACTCTCTTTGAGCTACTGAAATAATATTACCAATTTTATCGAAAATAATAGCTCTAGAACTAGTAGTTCCTTGATCTAAGGATAGGATATATTTTTTCATAACAAAACAAAGAAATTTAAACTTCTTTTTCTATTGTTTATTTGATGAAGGATAATAGTATTTTCTCGCTAATCTAATAAAAGAGGTTACTTGCGATTTCTCCCAATTCTTATCTTGAGAAAGTTCTTTAGACATTAAAGATGCTATTTTAGGTGCTATTTGTATTGCTTTTTTTGCATTTAAAAATAATAAACGGAATCTTCTCGCTAAAATATCTTCAATAGTTCTAGCCATTTCATAACGTACCATCCATACAACTTCAGCTTTCGTTAAACAAAATATATTATTTTTCGTAAAAATATTTTTTCCTAATGAAGGATATTTTTTTATTAAATCTTTAATATGATATTGATCTTCCCCGTATTTATCCCAATAAAAATTTTTATCATTGCTTAATGAGCAATGTGATCCATGAATTTTTAAATTTTTTGTTATGGAATAATTTTTATTTAAATGACCGATATCGATAGCTTTATTAATGGCATCTTCAGCCATTTTTCTATATGTAGTCCATTTTCCACCTATAATACTAATTAATCCAGAATAACTAATTATAATTTTATGTGATCTAGAAATATCTTTAGTTTTAGTAGAATTATTATTAGGATAAAAAAGAGGACGAAGACCAGAAAAAGCACTCAATATATCACTTTTTTTAGGTTTTTTAATAAAATATTTTTCAAAAGTTTGTAAAATAAAATCTATTTCTTCTTCTAATGGAATGGGATCCAAAATATTTTTATTATTCTTTAATTGAGTATCTGTAGTTCCTACTAAAACATGATCATACCATGGTATACAAAATAGAATTCTACCATCTTTAGTTTTAGGAATTACTATAGAATCCTCACTGCTAAAAAAAGATTTACTTAATACAATATGAGTGCCCTGACTAGGTTTAATCAATAAAGAACATTTAGGATTATCCATTTTAGAAATTGATTCAGAAAAAATACCAGTTGCGTTAATAACTACTTTCGATGAAAGAGAATATTCTTTTTTAGTTTCTATATCAACCGCTAATACTCCTGATATTTTTCCATTATTTTTTTTTAGTTCCTTAACCTGAAAATAATTTAATAAAACCCCCCCTTTTTTAACGCAAGTTTGTGCAAGATTAATAGATAAACGTGCATCATCAAATTGTCCATCATAATATAAAATTCCTCCTTTTAATCCATTATTTTTTATATCAGGAAAATTTTTTAAAACTTCATTTTTAGATAAAAAAATAGAGTTTCCAAAACTAAAAGAACCAGATAGCCATTCATACAATTTTAATCCTGTCCAATATAATATTCCCATTTTCCAACTAAAAATAGGAATAATAAATTTTTTTTTCTTCACTAAATGAGGAGCATTTTTTAATAAATACCCCCTTTCTCGTAATGCTTCATATACTAACTTTATATTTCCTTGGGCTAAATAACGGATTCCGCCATGAATTAATTTTGTACTACGACTAGAAGTCCCTTTAGAAAAATCAGATTGTTCTAAAAGAAGAGTTTTATAACCTCTCGAAGAAGAATCTAAAGCTATACCTATACCTGTGGCTCCACCACCAATAACAATA includes the following:
- a CDS encoding glycerol-3-phosphate dehydrogenase/oxidase; the encoded protein is MEYFLNRDRFLSVLKNVLIWDVIVIGGGATGIGIALDSSSRGYKTLLLEQSDFSKGTSSRSTKLIHGGIRYLAQGNIKLVYEALRERGYLLKNAPHLVKKKKFIIPIFSWKMGILYWTGLKLYEWLSGSFSFGNSIFLSKNEVLKNFPDIKNNGLKGGILYYDGQFDDARLSINLAQTCVKKGGVLLNYFQVKELKKNNGKISGVLAVDIETKKEYSLSSKVVINATGIFSESISKMDNPKCSLLIKPSQGTHIVLSKSFFSSEDSIVIPKTKDGRILFCIPWYDHVLVGTTDTQLKNNKNILDPIPLEEEIDFILQTFEKYFIKKPKKSDILSAFSGLRPLFYPNNNSTKTKDISRSHKIIISYSGLISIIGGKWTTYRKMAEDAINKAIDIGHLNKNYSITKNLKIHGSHCSLSNDKNFYWDKYGEDQYHIKDLIKKYPSLGKNIFTKNNIFCLTKAEVVWMVRYEMARTIEDILARRFRLLFLNAKKAIQIAPKIASLMSKELSQDKNWEKSQVTSFIRLARKYYYPSSNKQ